A segment of the Flavobacteriales bacterium genome:
TCTCCTCTTGATTTCCAATACCTTTTCCATTGTCTCTATAAGTAAATAAACAATGTTCTCCACTCTTCTCAATGGAAATTTTTAATGCACTTGCACCGGAGTGACGCGTGGTATTGGTTACACATTCCTGAATAATACGATACAAATGCGTTTTATTTTCGGGAGATATTTCTTCTATTTCATTGCACACATCAAAACTGCATTCTATTCCGGTTCCGGATTGCGTCATTTCCATTAAGCGGGCAATACTTCGTATTAATCCGATTTTTTCTAAATAGGAGGGATATAAGTTCCGTGAAATTTCGCGGGTTTGCTCAATTACTTTTCCAACTTCTTCTTCGAGCGATTGCAAATTTTCTTCCCCATTTCTTCCTAAAATATTTAAG
Coding sequences within it:
- a CDS encoding sensor histidine kinase — protein: ILILLFIVFYIRNQRNIRKEQERFSQQLIANLEKERSRIARDLHDDIGQSLSAVKSRLNILGRNGEENLQSLEEEVGKVIEQTREISRNLYPSYLEKIGLIRSIARLMEMTQSGTGIECSFDVCNEIEEISPENKTHLYRIIQECVTNTTRHSGASALKISIEKSGEHCLFTYRDNGKGIGNQEEIRGIGFLSIRERVKMLKGELQLSDNQGKGFRLIIKFNLERISNS